The genomic DNA TATAAAAAGTTACTGACATCACTATGGGTCCTCAGGTATAAAAGTTACTGACATCACTATGGGTCCTCAGGTAGATGGGTCCTCAGGTAGAAAAAGTTACAATGCAATACTAGCTAGTACACTTCAACTTATATCATGTTTGAAGACAGATATGTGTGAGCATTACTCATATGAGATTATATTATACTCATGTATTGACGATGTCAATAGCTGAAGCCTTGGAAGAACACTTGAGGAACCTTTAAGAAAAGAACATTGAAACCACAGACATAAACGACACAAAAGAAAAGGCATAAAACTACTTAACTTTGTGATTGTCTTGTGATTTTAATAGCCCAGCATTAGATGCCCTTTAAATGATGAGGTAAGATACAGGTTGAATTGTTGACCTTCAGGGGAATAGGTTCACAAAACACACTGTGGAATAACAATCATGTGCAGAACGAATGAGATGACAGTTAAAATATGGAATATTTGGTTCCATTCTGCAGTATCCAATAATGTTTCACACAGAAATTTTAACATTCTAGGAACATACCTTCACAAGGCCACAGGTGTTgctatacatgttttatttaacgaggcatgtcagttaagaacaaattcttatttacaatgacggcctacatcgggccaaaccctaacccggacgacgctgggccaactgttcgccgccctatgggattcccaatcacggccggttgtgatacagcctggaatcgaaccagggtatgtagtgacgcctctagtactgagacgcagtgccttaaaccgctgtgccactcgggagccggaACATCCAGAACATTGTCCACAACAtaatgtcaaaagtagtgcactatagcaggaatagggtgccatttgggactcttaATCAAACTGTATTGACGTTCCATCCATCTGTACATACAGTGTGGCCTACATAGATTTGATGCTGTATATAGAAAAAAGACTAATGAAGCTGGTGGACGAGTGACCGTCACAGACATTAGTGGATGCACTGTCGGCATAGATACAGAGAATTAAAAATAACACAACAGTTACAACAGCAAAGCGAGGAACGTGATAGTTCATCGTACATTCATTGTACATCCAAAAATAGcaaacaaaatgtcaaataaCTTTCAGAACGTTGTAGATGGGTAACAATCTCCCAGATAAAAATACAAACTTTTCACACAATAATAAAAACGGATAAAAATTTACCATTACTTATTCTTCTAATTACCTTTGGCATCATGAACGGCGTGGTCGTTTCACGCAATTAGTTATTTTGAGATTTTAAGTAGAAACTGTGCACMAATATAGAATTTTacaagcctgttatattaaattaagtgtcctttaaagggatacttcaagattttggcaatgaggctctttagctacttctccagagtcagatgaactcgtgggataccatttttctgtctctgtgtgcagtttaaNNNNNNNNNNNNNNNNNNNNNNNNNNNNNNNNNNNNNNNNNNNNNNNNNNNNNNNNNNNNNNNNNNNNNNNNNNNNNNNNNNNNNNNNNNNNNNNNNNNNNNNNNNNNNNNNNNNNNNNNNNNNNNNNNNNNNNNNNNNNNNNNNNNNNNNNNNNNNNNNNNNNNNNNNNNNNNNNNNNNNNACGTTACAGTAttaaccttaaaatgagggacagggtGAATCTCTCGCTAATTAACACCCATCTTCAGAAATGAATTTTTCAAGCACCAGAATAACTAAGGTTTTGCAATGATGGTGAAATGGTAGccttaagtgggttaaaatcttcctataCGTCACAGAGGGAATGGCAAAATGCTTTGGTACTTTCACAAGTTTTCATTTATATTAAAGCTCAGAGTTGATAGAATTTTCTATTTGGTcaatattaaagggatactttgggattttggcaatgaggccctttatctatttCCCCAGACTTAGATGTGTAtacaatttttatgtctctacgccagtatgaaggaagttagatgtAGTGTCGCcaaccaatgctaactagcgttagtgcaatgaatggaagtctatgggtatcttaGTTAGCATTTGCACTGGAGCTAGTTTGCAACTTCCCAACCCTGTTACCCCTGttgatagacaggctagaaatgtttacattttcaattgttttgtgaagcttgcattcaattgcctcACCCTGTTGCACACAAGCTTCCATTCCACCTGTCACAAGGGGAATTCTCGCTGATTTAATATAaagtcgtcaaccctgttactttatttgccacttaatatagtttttttttttgagatgggaaaatatgttttttactaARttgaacatgtgctctttgtgACAGAATGTTACAATTAGGTGAAATTAAacgttgttttttctctctcactaagTTACAGAACCCAAAAAGGACACATTTCCTGGAATAACCCAATAGCTCTCTCCTACAACTCCCAATATTGATCAATGGAACCTGCTCAgcatgtatcccaaatggcaccctagtctctACATAGWgcactacttttgaccatatccctatgggccctggccacaagtagtgcaccatatagcaCTAtacaagggtgccatttgggatgaaactTCAGTGACCTTATCACTGTTTCACAGAATATGCTAATTTAAACATAAAGTCTGATTTACAATAAGATGTGCAGCACCTTATTTATACAAAAATACAGCATGAAAAACAGGATGGTCTCGAAAAAGACACCAGACATTCCATCATCACTCCATCATTGCATGTAAATAAGAGTCTAGTTCAAGCACATCCAGTCAGACAACAGTGTTGGCCTCGCGCCCGTTTATCTTAATGGGCTTCCTGGCTTCCTCCTCGGAGTAGAAGTGAGTGGCATGGCTTGCCATCCTCTTGTTACGGAACCGGGGAGWACCAGTTTGGGGGGCGATGGATCTGAACACCATCTCTTGACCATCAGGCAGCTCCTCTTCTAACCCTGTCTCCCTGACGGGGGGCATCCACAGCGTAGGGTGGAAACAGTAGTAGTAGAGTGTTTTAAACAGGACYCCCATCAGGTAGGTGAGGGGCAGAGTGGCCAGCAGGATGGGGGCGTAGGACTGTGTCAGGACCGGGTCTCTGTAGAACCACCATGAGACTAGCAGAATCCCtccgtccgtagccatgaaggaGTGATAGATGATGCTCCTCCTTCTGGTCCCTCCCTCCGCCACGTTGAACCAGCTGAAGTACCAGATGAGCCCTACGGTGGCCCGGTAGAGCCATTCTCCGCCTGCGCTGTCCATGAAGTCTGTCTCCTGCCGCCAYACCCAGAACACCAGCACTGGCCAGATAAGCAGGAAGTGGGCAGCCAGGTAGGAGGGCAGAATTGTGGCGAAGAGGGCGACCGCTGCCACCCGCGGCGCGATGAGAAGCAGGTTCCACAGGAAGTAGACCAAGGCGGAGCCCCAGCCCTGCTTGGCCTTGTCTGGGAGGAAGGAACGCAGGGAGCGGTGGTAGTCCACCACCATCCAGGCTATGGAAGTAGTTGACGCCACGACACTCACACCTACAACAGATGTAAAACTATCAGAAAAATGACAAGAGGAAGTTTACTACATAGTAGTGCTGGGCGATGCTTTTTAAGTTTGGTTTGGTACTGATTTGATTATTCAAAAATAATCACGGTTATGCGATTTTggtttcgatttttttttttttttttgaaatacactatgcattatgtgggttgaacactgtaacaacacagaataaaacaattaatataaGTCCCACGATGGTAGTGACTGGCCATTAGTACTTATCGCTTATTAACCATCACTTAATCACAATACTTTgtacccgcaggaggccttttggtaggccgtcattgtaaataacaatttgttcttaactgacttgcctagttaaataaaggttaaataaaaaaaattaaaaaaaattgactttaataaaatatttgttttatttgatgactttattatttcattccatgtcatcatctcatctctatagagctgctgcctcctgtgctgtctgacaaaatcactattttagtagttcttcaaagtaaataaggtataCTATAATAACTGCTGAATACCAaatatcaatcacttagatcatgtactTTCAGGCTCACGAAGCAACAgctttctatccctctcgattGCGATTCTCTATTCTCTCAGTCTCCGTGTCTGCTCNCGATTCTCTATTCTCTCAGTCTCCGTGTCTGCtccacacagaccggacaagtttaAGCGGacacgcaatggattatggtcattgtagttaattaccacgttttctgtgctaaactatgcagaatattggcctgttggaaactataactccctactacattgcacagttcaaatcaaaatcaaatgtatttatatagcccttcttacatcagctaatatatcaaagtgctgtacagaaacccagcctaaaaccccaaacagcaagcaatgcaggtgtagaagcacagtggctaggaaaaactccctagaacggccagaacctaggaagaaacctagagaggaaccaggctatggtggccagtcctcttctggctgtgccggatggagagTTCAGGCttcatctgatttatctctacagaaactgcacatcgagctgacagaaaaaaatacaattcaaataaaaacaaaaaaataacagaaatgtcGGTTAATGACTCAACACTAGCACATAGTCAAAAAGCTCCTGAAACTTGAGAGGAAGCGGATATAGAGAGGAAGTTGTGTGTAAACACAATGGGTAGCTAGATCATTGTGTAAACCATTGCTAAACTTACTAAGGGACACAATGATGGTATGAGGAACATATATTAACTCATACACATTTATTTTCTTCCTCTAAATACTTcctatttgaaaaatgtattatgtGGACACACTAGACTAGAGTAGAAATCACCACTGATGCTGTAGGTCAGGGGTCCTCAGTTACATTCAGCGGATGGTTGAGAGCAGACACGGAGACTGAGAGAATAGAGAACCGCgatcgagagggatagaaagcTGTTGCTTCGTGAGCCTGAAagtacatgatctaagtgattgatacaGTAGGACTACAGTATAGTAAAGAATCCCAAACCTAAGTGTTGCCTTTGAATTCAGATTGTTCTCAATTGCCTACAGCAGTGTTAGCCAATAGGTGACCTGCGTGCATAATTCGGCTCACGGGTGATTTTATTGgccgaaccccccccccacacacaaaaaaaaatctgagcaaataggttattattattatttgggggggggggggtgcataaaagactgtaaaatcaccagatAATCATCTAAAGTTATTTTRATTTAGGAaatatgttcccaagtattcccacacatacaTAGAGAGGCGTAGTATGTGATTATGCCATACTGTGTGATTGTATTTCcctatctgtttgggcttcttgtcgTCATTTTGCTGTGTACAAATTAATTACAACTATTTTCTGACCTTCAACCATCCGCTGAATGTAGCTGGGGACCCCTGACCTACAGCATCAGTGATGATTTCTACTCCAGTCTAGTGTCCAGAATAACAgggatgtatcccaaatggcactctatgccCTATTTAGTCCACTACTTTccaccagagctctatgggccctgctcAAATGTAGTGCACAATAATggaatacactcttagaaaaaagggttccaaaagggttctttggttgtcgccataggagaatcctttttggttccaggtagaacccttttgggttccatgtagaaccatctgtagaaagtagaggtcgaccgattaatcggaatggccgaataattagggctgatttcaagtctTCATAAAATTCGGAAAtcgtttttttacacctttatttatcctttatttaactaggtgtcacgttcctgacctgtttttcctttgttttactttgtttagttggtcaggacgtgagctgggtgggtagtctatgttatgtgtttctatgttgggttaatgtgttgatatggttctcaattagaggcaggtgtttgacgtttcctctgattgagaaccatattaaggtaggctgttctcactgtttgtttgtgggtgattgtcgctgtgtctgtgtatgttgcaccacacggtactgtctcgtctcgttcgttcttttcctgttcatgcgttcttcgttttatgtagttctcatgttcaggtctgtttaacgtcgtttgttgttttgtaaattattcaagtgttcttcgtgtttcgtttGTCTATTAAATTCATCATGgaaaattaccacgctgcacattggtcctcagatccttctcgcctctcctcgtctgaggaggaggaagagctagactgccgttacactaggcaagtcagttatttaagaacacattcttattttcaatgacggcctaggaacggtgggttactgccttgttcagaggcagaatgacagatttttaccttgtcagctcggggattcaatcttgcaaccttacagttaactagtccaacgctctaaccaactggttacattgcactccacgaggagactgcctgttgcgcaaatgcagtaagaagccaaggtaagttgctagctagcattaaacttatcttataaaaacaatcaatcaatcacaatcactagttaactacacatggttgatggtattactagtttatttagcgtgtcctgcgttgcatataatcgatacgGTGcatattcgcgaaaaaggactgtcttgctccaatgtgtacctaaccataaacatcaatgcctttcttaaaatcaatacacaagtatatattttttaacttgcaTATATAGTTaaaattgcctgctaacctggctcgttgcgaactctgtgaagactatttcttcctaacaaagacagccaacKtcgccaaacgggggatgatttaacaaaagtgcatttgcgaaaaaagcacaatcgttgcacaactgtacctaaccataaacatcaaagcctttcttaaaatcaatacacagaaStatatatttttaaacctgcatattttgctaaaagaaatccaggttagcaggcaatattaaccaggtgaaattgtcacttctcttgcgttcattacacgcagagtcagtgtatatgcaacagtttgggccgcctaatttgccagaattttatgtaattatgacataacattgaaggttgtgcaatgtaacaggaatatttaga from Salvelinus sp. IW2-2015 linkage group LG31, ASM291031v2, whole genome shotgun sequence includes the following:
- the xkr8.3 gene encoding XK-related protein 8.3 isoform X2, with product MVLSSVVVQMFSWFWFKYDRELEGFDEQTAKNVLFGGCVKLSFLLHVLQLGFFCRHISAIWQGFRVWWRQEQGSGYAVYLTHDLSMLRLIETFCESAPQLTLMTHIMLHNNKARTVQCVSVVASTTSIAWMVVDYHRSLRSFLPDKAKQGWGSALVYFLWNLLLIAPRVAAVALFATILPSYLAAHFLLIWPVLVFWVWRQETDFMDSAGGEWLYRATVGLIWYFSWFNVAEGGTRRRSIIYHSFMATDGGILLVSWWFYRDPVLTQSYAPILLATLPLTYLMGVLFKTLYYYCFHPTLWMPPVRETGLEEELPDGQEMVFRSIAPQTGXPRFRNKRMASHATHFYSEEEARKPIKINGREANTVV
- the xkr8.3 gene encoding XK-related protein 8.3 isoform X1, with protein sequence MDSPMFSKYSWLDFLFSVVGVCTFLFDVGSDIWVATEFYSRGDFFWFGVLIGLMVLSSVVVQMFSWFWFKYDRELEGFDEQTAKNVLFGGCVKLSFLLHVLQLGFFCRHISAIWQGFRVWWRQEQGSGYAVYLTHDLSMLRLIETFCESAPQLTLMTHIMLHNNKARTVQCVSVVASTTSIAWMVVDYHRSLRSFLPDKAKQGWGSALVYFLWNLLLIAPRVAAVALFATILPSYLAAHFLLIWPVLVFWVWRQETDFMDSAGGEWLYRATVGLIWYFSWFNVAEGGTRRRSIIYHSFMATDGGILLVSWWFYRDPVLTQSYAPILLATLPLTYLMGVLFKTLYYYCFHPTLWMPPVRETGLEEELPDGQEMVFRSIAPQTGXPRFRNKRMASHATHFYSEEEARKPIKINGREANTVV